A single window of Papaver somniferum cultivar HN1 unplaced genomic scaffold, ASM357369v1 unplaced-scaffold_1036, whole genome shotgun sequence DNA harbors:
- the LOC113327564 gene encoding F-box/kelch-repeat protein At3g06240-like: EAVHWSGDTATREKTIISFDINSEKFIGLPLPEETMKCPEEIFDVQVLGDSLCLICGVRNVHVDVWVMQNYGVRESWTKQFTITQEGMTEEPRLLKFYGSVKDSEILIQVGERLGLYDQKNDSVRILDINGINDGNFFSESYVESLVSVSSGTYMGTTGKKQSKDAIEIQDSHSKRNTKVTMEEAADKEAKRKHNELLDESSSSSKRKRASYENKELDAVNSSLGDALFVNV, translated from the coding sequence GTGAAGCTGTACACTGGTCAGGTGATACGGCCACTCGTGAAAAAACTATAATCTCCTTTGATATTAACAGTGAGAAGTTCATTGGTTTACCACTTCCTGAAGAAACTATGAAATGCCCAGAAGAGATATTTGATGTCCAAGTGCTGGGAGATTCCCTTTGCTTAATTTGTGGTGTCCGTAACGTTCATGTTGATGTATGGGTTATGCAAAATTATGGTGTGAGAGAATCTTGGACAAAGCAATTCACCATTACCCAAGAAGGAATGACTGAAGAACCCCGATTATTAAAGTTCTATGGCTCTGTTAAAGATAGTGAGATTCTAATACAGGTTGGTGAACGTCTCGGTTTATACGACCAAAAGAATGATAGCGTTAGGATCCTAGATATAAATGGCATAAATGATGGTAATTTTTTCTCGGAGAGTTACGTGGAGAGCTTAGTTTCGGTGAGTTCAGGTACTTATATGGGTACAACGGGGAAAAAACAGTCCAAGGATGCTATTGAAATTCAAGATTCTCACTCGAAGAGAAACACCAAAGTTACAATGGAAGAAGCTGCAGATAAAGAAGCGAAACGCAAGCATAATGAACTACTAGATGAAAGTAGTAGCAGTTCTAAAAGAAAACGAGCATCTTATGAGAACAAAGAATTGGATGCCGTTAATTCTTCTCTTGGTGATGCTTTATTTGTCAACGTATAA